One stretch of Punica granatum isolate Tunisia-2019 chromosome 5, ASM765513v2, whole genome shotgun sequence DNA includes these proteins:
- the LOC116208260 gene encoding uncharacterized protein LOC116208260, which yields MKAANTPSLLQHPFHEHALIFQELSESFHLKCKICGFSVKGGPAYHCIEYCEFFLHKSCAELPPEIQHPSHPQHPLVFSSCSSQRFRCYGCRNALRGKRYQCYDCEIHLHAGCAAATLPPPKEEEEHKDEQKHKDKDHHEEDMIEHFAHNHPLASFHVDAPNYIRCWACERRISGRVYGCRACIFVLHESCALAPREIMNHPFHPQHPLTLLADLKCKIECDVCQYKPPFAYNCNECDFFLDVKCAVSIVHPPPRDHDQSRSTDDRRDQIHHFSHPHQLTSFHTKPEFPARCDVCKEGISGDFYCCPYCLFLLHPSCAELTEEIVHPLHPDHPLIWQEGRLKCSFCPDYVDDFGFKCGECSFCLHLECALQTLSATKEELTLKSELLHKHPMRLQSLTGRPGYRSVCIVCSELAAEGLFYVCTNNCDLMIHKTCAELPRESEHPIHPQHPLLLSSEPLDKSNTCFACLESCGGFTYYCDYCKIQFHAHCAMRRPTLKHPRHEHSLSYFDKIGRELYRAQCNVCYDYCRIDFYRCVPCNYNLHFSCLPLPPSAKHEFHFHQLVLRDRVVDEHYDYEEQYCDVCETLRNPELGVYYGEECNYAAEIDCVIPKVDPEKSRQTEDLKLKQLDGQISREEEELEALKKKLERSMKNLEEFKKERREISSSRVQREAESDRG from the exons ATGAAAGCTGCTAATACCCCCAGCCTTCTTCAGCATCCCTTCCATGAACATGCCCTGATCTTTCAAGAGCTGAGCGAAAGTTTCCACTTGAAATGCAAGATCTGTGGTTTCTCCGTGAAAGGCGGTCCGGCCTACCATTGCATAGAGTACTGCGAGTTCTTCCTCCACAAGTCGTGCGCGGAGTTGCCTCCCGAGATTCAACATCCCTCTCATCCACAGCACCCGCTTGTATTCTCCTCGTGCTCAAGCCAGAGATTTCGCTGCTATGGGTGTCGTAACGCGCTACGTGGTAAACGCTATCAATGTTATGACTGTGAAATACACTTACATGCGGGATGTGCAGCTGCAACTCTCCCTCCTcctaaagaagaagaagagcataaGGACGAGCAGAAGCACAAGGACAAGGACCACCACGAGGAGGACATGATTGAGCACTTTGCTCACAACCATCCTCTTGCATCCTTCCACGTGGATGCGCCAAATTATATCAGATGCTGGGCATGTGAACGGCGGATCTCCGGTCGAGTTTATGGATGTCGTGCCTGCATATTCGTGCTGCACGAATCTTGCGCTCTAGCACCCCGAGAGATAATGAACCATCCTTTCCATCCACAGCACCCGCTCACCTTGCTTGCTGATCTCAAGTGTAAGATTGAATGCGATGTATGCCAGTATAAGCCTCCGTTTGCATACAACTGTAATGAATGTGATTTCTTTCTCGATGTGAAATGTGCTGTTTCCATTGTGCATCCTCCTCCTCGAGATCATGATCAGAGTCGTAGCACAGACGATAGGCGAGATCAGATCCATCATTTTTCCCACCCCCACCAACTGACATCTTTTCATACAAAACCGGAGTTTCCTGCCCGCTGTGATGTTTGCAAGGAAGGGATATCGGGTGATTTTTACTGTTGCCCTTACTGCCTTTTCTTGCTCCACCCATCGTGTGCCGAGTTGACAGAAGAGATTGTGCACCCTCTTCATCCGGACCACCCTCTCATTTGGCAAGAAGGTCGTCTTAAGTGCTCTTTCTGCCCTGATTATGTGGATGACTTTGGATTCAAGTGTGGAGAGTGTTCCTTTTGCCTTCATTTGGAATGCGCTCTCCAAACTCTCTCTGCTACGAAAGAGGAATTAACTCTTAAAAGTGAGCTTCTCCATAAACACCCCATGAGGCTTCAGTCTCTAACTGGGAGACCTGGTTATCGATCAGTCTGTATTGTCTGCTCCGAGTTGGCTGCAGAAGGTCTATTTTACGTCTGTACAAATAATTGCGACTTGATGATCCATAAAACATGTGCTGAGCTACCACGTGAATCAGAACACCCTATTCACCCACAGcatcctctccttctttcttCTGAGCCACTCGACAAATCCAATACTTGCTTTGCATGTCTGGAAAGCTGTGGGGGATTCACCTATTACTGTGATTATTGTAAGATCCAGTTCCATGCACATTGTGCTATGAGAAGGCCAACTCTAAAACATCCGCGTCACGAGCACAGCCTATCCTATTTCGATAAGATAGGCCGCGAACTCTACCGGGCACAGTGCAATGTGTGTTACGATTACTGCCGGATTGACTTCTACCGCTGTGTTCCGTGCAACTATAATCTTCACTTCAGTTGCTTGCCTCTGCCCCCTTCTGCTAAACACGAATTCCACTTCCATCAGCTGGTGCTCCGTGATAGAGTTGTTGATGAACATTATGATTATGAGGAGCAATACTGCGACGTGTGTGAGACACTCAGGAATCCAGAACTTGGTGTCTATTATGGCGAGGAGTGTAATTATGCTGCTGAGATCGACTGCGTCATCCCCAAG GTAGATCCCGAGAAAAGTAGACAAACGGAAGACCTTAAGCTCAAGCAACTGGATGGACAAATTTCCcgcgaagaagaagaattagaGGCACTGAAGAAAAAATTGGAAAGGTCAATGAAAAATCTGGAGGAATTTAAGAAAGAGAGACGAGAGATATCAAGCTCTCGGGTGCAACGGGAAGCAGAGTCAGACAGGGGATGA
- the LOC116208263 gene encoding uncharacterized protein LOC116208263 translates to MGCAAATLPPPEAEHKDEQEHEEEIIQHFAHEHPLASFHVNATNWICCEACNWQISGRVYGCRACIFVLHESCALAPREIMNHPFHPQHPLTLLFDGKNVLLNDSRFGYDCNECGFILDVNCAVSIMHPPPRNDQSRSTDDRRDQIHHFSHPHQLTFLHAKAKLLATCDVCEEGISGDFYCCPDCLFLLHPLCAKLRQEIVHPLHPDHPLICRPSHLKCSLCSNDIKHDGFGFECEECPFGLDVGCALLTLSATKEELTLNSELLHKHPMRIQFLTEEHDCESGGIVCCECPAEGLVYVCTDDDCDMMIHKTCAELPRESEHPVHPQHPLLLSNEPPDKSNPCFACLESSRRFTYCCDYCKIQFHAHCAMRRPTLKHPRHEHSLSYFDKIGRELYRAQCNVCYDYCRIDFYRCVPCNYNLHFSCLPLPPSAKHEFHFHQLVLRDRVVDEHYDYEEQFCDVCETLRNPELGVYYCEDCNYAADIDCVIPKANLEKRRQMEDTMLKQLDEQIASKEAGAETLKIKMEMAQKEWDLMHPNGQNTFYSLCASVSIDLILRLSF, encoded by the exons ATGGGATGTGCAGCTGCAACTCTCCCTCCTCCTGAAGCAGAGCACAAGGACGAGCAAGAGCACGAGGAGGAGATAATTCAGCACTTTGCTCACGAGCATCCTCTTGCATCCTTCCACGTGAATGCAACAAATTGGATTTGTTGCGAGGCATGCAATTGGCAGATCTCTGGTCGCGTTTATGGTTGCCGTGCCTGCATATTCGTTCTACATGAATCATGCGCTCTGGCACCCCGAGAGATAATGAATCATCCTTTCCATCCACAGCACCCGCTCACCTTGCTTTTTGATGGCAAGAATGTATTGTTGAATGACAGTAGGTTTGGATACGACTGTAATGAATGTGGTTTCATTCTCGATGTGAATTGTGCTGTTTCCATTATGCATCCTCCTCCTCGAAATGATCAGAGTCGTAGCACAGACGATAGGCGAGATCAGATCCATCATTTTTCCCACCCCCACCAACTGACATTTCTTCATGCTAAAGCTAAGCTTCTTGCGACCTGTGATGTTTGCGAGGAAGGGATATCGGGTGATTTTTACTGTTGCCCTGACTGCCTTTTCTTGCTCCACCCATTGTGTGCCAAGTTGAGACAAGAGATTGTGCACCCTCTTCATCCGGACCACCCTCTCATTTGCCGACCAAGTCATCTTAAGTGCTCTCTCTGCTCTAATGATATTAAACATGATGGCTTTGGATTCGAGTGTGAAGAATGTCCCTTTGGCCTTGATGTGGGATGTGCTCTCCTAACTCTCTCTGCTACGAAAGAGGAACTAACTCTTAACAGTGAGCTTCTCCATAAACACCCCATGAGGATTCAGTTTCTAACTGAGGAACATGATTGTGAATCAGGCGGTATTGTCTGCTGCGAGTGCCCTGCTGAAGGTCTAGTTTACGTCTGTACAGATGATGATTGCGACATGATGATCCATAAAACATGTGCTGAGTTACCACGTGAATCAGAACACCCTGTTCACCCACAGCATCCTCTCCTCCTTTCTAATGAGCCACCCGACAAGTCCAATCCTTGCTTTGCATGTCTGGAAAGCTCTCGGAGATTCACCTATTGCTGTGATTATTGTAAGATCCAGTTCCATGCACATTGTGCTATGAGAAGGCCAACTCTAAAACATCCGCGTCACGAGCACAGCCTATCCTATTTCGATAAGATAGGCCGCGAACTCTACCGGGCACAGTGCAATGTGTGTTACGATTACTGCAGGATTGACTTCTACCGCTGTGTTCCGTGCAACTATAATCTTCACTTCAGTTGCTTGCCTCTGCCCCCTTCTGCTAAACACGAATTCCACTTCCATCAGCTGGTGCTCCGTGATAGAGTTGTTGATGAACATTATGATTATGAGGAGCAATTCTGCGACGTGTGTGAGACACTCAGGAACCCAGAACTTGGTGTCTATTATTGCGAGGATTGTAATTATGCTGCTGATATTGACTGCGTCATCCCCAAG GCAAATCTCGAGAAAAGGAGACAAATGGAAGACACTATGCTCAAGCAACTGGATGAACAAATTGCCAGTAAAGAAGCGGGGGCAGAGACATTGAAGATAAAAATGGAAATGGCACAGAAAGAATGGGATCTCATGCATCCAAATGGTCAAAATACATTTTATTCATTATGTGCGTCTGTGAGCATAGATCTTATTCTTCGCTTGTCATTCTGA